From one Triticum aestivum cultivar Chinese Spring chromosome 4B, IWGSC CS RefSeq v2.1, whole genome shotgun sequence genomic stretch:
- the LOC123091119 gene encoding uncharacterized protein isoform X2, which translates to MPRAVRLGIPRLPLLELWAAALVCCAGFAREIFGSRWAGGGLSPGSREFGNSVLKSVNKSTSQFKKSVIRRSGPSIDWFPRKKTESYLKRKIKRLQETDGMTASLHDTLENSNLHYTRMAREKIAASEAARKAMEARKTAMVEASWCRILQTARIQNKEAEELMEKAKLHATEAFEYARVIGIMMYDKPDCPSQQYEVESSAKTGGRPTHKVTASFQTAFEVDMEVAAAVKKAFVKLANSPDLSNQEEFKELLRKISQNPDATDSDVNSEVEQQLGDCNNEETNNFKSNNNTSRKSIFPSDFNTADLEQSTDLVNIMLERIKALHEDDLASLAVIVATSGLNAALQRDKGKYHEMKPVSYTTAGSHRPQSRRYSTAASFIDIQGPKKEVLSELPSLDKFLVKHHSKLEREVQEAKEACRKVTPVKPVVQDGQGQLAGGNTTALESASDLGSILVKNMSRLEKEILEAKKSNRCADSSEGSCKDVTDDVQASTEESLKGQSEVLSDSNAKRNCDIRGSGEESNCVQACTDSSQDKENRILGSHKLPPLGAKGNHGGKRLTRIEAAKLEALRSFCTKDGSEVDVGLDKVFVKPTNRLEMEKRKAVEQGQTDVQKQKDPQKVCDNTAASLDEILVKRVSRLEKEKMEYEKRNASGQGQTIVSRDQRKYGNIATASESLDQVLVKRVSRLEREKMEFEKRNAMGGARTGVQTDEEKHGNNNDKASDSLDQILVKHVSRPEKEKMEQEKKGDSDTLLLEKSDTQCADGAAGGLADIFVKRPTKLEQAKQAAAASAEGNSTRVLNPAEARRRAREKELLDAWGGEGLGSSVKPHLSKIGSDKAACRKSEGELKQERRRAREKELLDAWGGVGLGNSMKPHLSKIEKDKAAWRKLEEQNQTCAGTTEL; encoded by the exons ATGCCTCGCGCGGTTCGATTGGGGATTCCGCGGCTCCCCTTGTTGGAACTGTGGGCGGCCGCTCTGGTTTGCTGTGCCGGTTTCGCACGGGAAATTTTTGGGAGCCGTTGGGCGGGCGGTGGTTTG AGTCCAGGTTCAAGAGAATTTGGAAACTCAGTATTGAAATCTGTGAATAAGTCGACATCCCAGTTCAAGAAATCTGTGATTCGTAGAAGTGGTCCTTCGATTGATTGGTTCCCTAGGAAAAAAACTGAATCATACTTGAAAAGAAAGATAAAGCGTCTTCAG GAGACTGATGGTATGACCGCATCCCTTCATGATACTCTGGAAAATTCCAATCTTCATTATACTAGGATGGCAAGGGAGAAAATTGCAGCCAGTGAAGCAGCCAGAAAGGCGATGGAAGCTCGCAAGACTGCTATGGTTGAAGCTTCGTGGTGTAGAATTCTTCAAACAGCCAG GATCCAAAACAAAGAAGCTGAAGAACTTATGGAAAAGGCCAAGTTGCATGCGACTGAAGCATTTGAATACGCTAGAGTAATAGGTATCATGATGTATGACAAGCCTGACTGTCCCAGTCAGCAGTATGAGGTGGAATCCTCGGCAAAAACTGGAGGAAGACCAACTCACAAGGTTACAGCGTCCTTTCAGACTGCTTTTGAGGTTGATATGgaggttgctgctgcagtgaagaAGGCATTTGTCAAACTTGCAAACTCTCCTGATTTGTCAAACCAAGAAGAGTTTAAGGAGCTATTGCGGAAAATTAGCCAAAATCCAGATGCGACTGATAGTGATGTGAATTCTGAAGTCGAGCAGCAGCTTGGTGACTGTAACAATGAAGAAACAAACAATTTCAAATCCAATAACAATACCTCCAGAAAAAGCATCTTCCCGTCTGATTTCAACACTGCTGATCTAGAACAATCCACTGATCTTGTAAACATTATGCTTGAAAGGATAAAAGCTCTGCATGAAGACGACCTTGCCTCTTTGGCGGTCATTGTTGCCACATCTGGCCTAAATGCAGCACTTCAAAGGGATAAGGGTAAATATCATGAAATGAAACCTGTGAGCTACACTACTGCAGGGTCACACAGACCACAATCAAGAAGATATTCCACTGCAGCCAGCTTTATTGATATACAAGGACCAAAGAAAGAAGTCTTGTCTGAATTACCAAGTCTGGACAAGTTCTTGGTCAAGCATCATTCAAAACTAGAAAGAGAAGTTCAAGAAGCAAAAGAAGCATGCAGAAAAGTCACTCCAGTAAAACCTGTTGTACAAGATGGCCAGGGCCAACTTGCAGGGGGCAACACAACGGCACTAGAATCTGCTTCTGACCTGGGCAGCATTCTTGTGAAGAATATGTCTAGGCTTGAGAAAGAGATTTTGGAAGCCAAGAAGAGCAACCGATGTGCCGATTCTTCTGAAGGGAGCTGTAAGGATGTTACGGACGATGTGCAAGCCAGCACCGAAGAATCTCTCAAGGGTCAGTCAGAAGTCTTGTCTGACAGCAATGCGAAGAGAAACTGTGATATCAGGGGATCGGGTGAAGAAAGCAATTGCGTTCAAGCCTGCACcgattcatcacaagataaagaaAACAGAATTTTAGGTTCACATAAGCTGCCACCCTTGGGTGCAAAGGGTAACCATGGTGGTAAAAGATTGACTCGAATTGAAGCTGCAAAGCTTGAAGCACTTAGAAGTTTCTGCACTAAGGATGGCAGTGAAGTAGATGTTGGCCTCGATAAGGTCTTTGTTAAGCCAACCAATAGACTGGAGATGGAAAAGAGAAAAGCAGTGGAGCAAGGACAAACCGACGTGCAGAAGCAGAAAGATCCACAGAAGGTTTGTGATAACACAGCAGCGAGTTTAGATGAGATACTAGTGAAGCGTGTATCAAGATTGGAAAAGGAGAAAATGGAGTATGAGAAGAGGAATGCCTCGGGACAAGGACAGACCATTGTGTCGCGTGATCAGCGGAAGTATGGCAACATTGCCACAGCATCCGAGAGCTTGGATCAAGTCCTAGTAAAACGTGTCAGTCGACTAGAAAGAGAGAAGATGGAATTTGAGAAGAGGAATGCAATGGGAGGAGCAAGGACTGGTGTGCAGACTGATGAGGAAAAGCATGGTAACAACAATGACAAAGCATCTGATAGTTTAGATCAGATCTTGGTGAAACATGTCTCCAGGCCTGAAAAGGAGAAGatggagcaagaaaagaagggtgATAGTGACACACTATTGCTAGAGAAGAGTGATACACAATGTGCAGATGGAGCAGCCGGAGGCCTCGCCGACATCTTTGTCAAGCGTCCAACGAAGCTTGAGCAAGCCAAGCAGGCTGCTGCTGCATCTGCTGAAGGAAATTCGACAAGAGTCTTGAACCCTGCCGAAGCGCGCAGGAGAGCAAGAGAGAAAGAGCTTCTGGATGCATggggaggagaggggcttgggagCTCGGTGAAGCCCCATCTGTCCAAGATTGGGAGTGACAAG GCTGCGTGTAGGAAATCAGAGGGAGAACTGAAGCAGGAGCGCAGAAGAGCGAGGGAGAAGGAGCTTCTGGATGCATGGGGAGGAGTGGGGCTCGGCAACTCGATGAAGCCACATCTCTCCAAGATCGAGAAAGACAAG GCTGCATGGAGAAAACTAGAGGAACAGAATCAGACATGTGCTGGTACAACGGAGCTGTGA
- the LOC123091119 gene encoding uncharacterized protein isoform X1, translating into MSTSSPTSSPPSSADGGGDGGGARCISPTSSRRKVSPGRSGRSSRKSPGSREFGNSVLKSVNKSTSQFKKSVIRRSGPSIDWFPRKKTESYLKRKIKRLQETDGMTASLHDTLENSNLHYTRMAREKIAASEAARKAMEARKTAMVEASWCRILQTARIQNKEAEELMEKAKLHATEAFEYARVIGIMMYDKPDCPSQQYEVESSAKTGGRPTHKVTASFQTAFEVDMEVAAAVKKAFVKLANSPDLSNQEEFKELLRKISQNPDATDSDVNSEVEQQLGDCNNEETNNFKSNNNTSRKSIFPSDFNTADLEQSTDLVNIMLERIKALHEDDLASLAVIVATSGLNAALQRDKGKYHEMKPVSYTTAGSHRPQSRRYSTAASFIDIQGPKKEVLSELPSLDKFLVKHHSKLEREVQEAKEACRKVTPVKPVVQDGQGQLAGGNTTALESASDLGSILVKNMSRLEKEILEAKKSNRCADSSEGSCKDVTDDVQASTEESLKGQSEVLSDSNAKRNCDIRGSGEESNCVQACTDSSQDKENRILGSHKLPPLGAKGNHGGKRLTRIEAAKLEALRSFCTKDGSEVDVGLDKVFVKPTNRLEMEKRKAVEQGQTDVQKQKDPQKVCDNTAASLDEILVKRVSRLEKEKMEYEKRNASGQGQTIVSRDQRKYGNIATASESLDQVLVKRVSRLEREKMEFEKRNAMGGARTGVQTDEEKHGNNNDKASDSLDQILVKHVSRPEKEKMEQEKKGDSDTLLLEKSDTQCADGAAGGLADIFVKRPTKLEQAKQAAAASAEGNSTRVLNPAEARRRAREKELLDAWGGEGLGSSVKPHLSKIGSDKAACRKSEGELKQERRRAREKELLDAWGGVGLGNSMKPHLSKIEKDKAAWRKLEEQNQTCAGTTEL; encoded by the exons ATGTCGACCTCGTCtcccacctcctcgccgccttcctccgccgacggaggcggcgacggcggcggggcccgCTGCATCTCGCCGACGTCCTCCCGTCGGAAGGTCTCCCCCGGACGCAGCGGCAGGAGCTCCCGCAAG AGTCCAGGTTCAAGAGAATTTGGAAACTCAGTATTGAAATCTGTGAATAAGTCGACATCCCAGTTCAAGAAATCTGTGATTCGTAGAAGTGGTCCTTCGATTGATTGGTTCCCTAGGAAAAAAACTGAATCATACTTGAAAAGAAAGATAAAGCGTCTTCAG GAGACTGATGGTATGACCGCATCCCTTCATGATACTCTGGAAAATTCCAATCTTCATTATACTAGGATGGCAAGGGAGAAAATTGCAGCCAGTGAAGCAGCCAGAAAGGCGATGGAAGCTCGCAAGACTGCTATGGTTGAAGCTTCGTGGTGTAGAATTCTTCAAACAGCCAG GATCCAAAACAAAGAAGCTGAAGAACTTATGGAAAAGGCCAAGTTGCATGCGACTGAAGCATTTGAATACGCTAGAGTAATAGGTATCATGATGTATGACAAGCCTGACTGTCCCAGTCAGCAGTATGAGGTGGAATCCTCGGCAAAAACTGGAGGAAGACCAACTCACAAGGTTACAGCGTCCTTTCAGACTGCTTTTGAGGTTGATATGgaggttgctgctgcagtgaagaAGGCATTTGTCAAACTTGCAAACTCTCCTGATTTGTCAAACCAAGAAGAGTTTAAGGAGCTATTGCGGAAAATTAGCCAAAATCCAGATGCGACTGATAGTGATGTGAATTCTGAAGTCGAGCAGCAGCTTGGTGACTGTAACAATGAAGAAACAAACAATTTCAAATCCAATAACAATACCTCCAGAAAAAGCATCTTCCCGTCTGATTTCAACACTGCTGATCTAGAACAATCCACTGATCTTGTAAACATTATGCTTGAAAGGATAAAAGCTCTGCATGAAGACGACCTTGCCTCTTTGGCGGTCATTGTTGCCACATCTGGCCTAAATGCAGCACTTCAAAGGGATAAGGGTAAATATCATGAAATGAAACCTGTGAGCTACACTACTGCAGGGTCACACAGACCACAATCAAGAAGATATTCCACTGCAGCCAGCTTTATTGATATACAAGGACCAAAGAAAGAAGTCTTGTCTGAATTACCAAGTCTGGACAAGTTCTTGGTCAAGCATCATTCAAAACTAGAAAGAGAAGTTCAAGAAGCAAAAGAAGCATGCAGAAAAGTCACTCCAGTAAAACCTGTTGTACAAGATGGCCAGGGCCAACTTGCAGGGGGCAACACAACGGCACTAGAATCTGCTTCTGACCTGGGCAGCATTCTTGTGAAGAATATGTCTAGGCTTGAGAAAGAGATTTTGGAAGCCAAGAAGAGCAACCGATGTGCCGATTCTTCTGAAGGGAGCTGTAAGGATGTTACGGACGATGTGCAAGCCAGCACCGAAGAATCTCTCAAGGGTCAGTCAGAAGTCTTGTCTGACAGCAATGCGAAGAGAAACTGTGATATCAGGGGATCGGGTGAAGAAAGCAATTGCGTTCAAGCCTGCACcgattcatcacaagataaagaaAACAGAATTTTAGGTTCACATAAGCTGCCACCCTTGGGTGCAAAGGGTAACCATGGTGGTAAAAGATTGACTCGAATTGAAGCTGCAAAGCTTGAAGCACTTAGAAGTTTCTGCACTAAGGATGGCAGTGAAGTAGATGTTGGCCTCGATAAGGTCTTTGTTAAGCCAACCAATAGACTGGAGATGGAAAAGAGAAAAGCAGTGGAGCAAGGACAAACCGACGTGCAGAAGCAGAAAGATCCACAGAAGGTTTGTGATAACACAGCAGCGAGTTTAGATGAGATACTAGTGAAGCGTGTATCAAGATTGGAAAAGGAGAAAATGGAGTATGAGAAGAGGAATGCCTCGGGACAAGGACAGACCATTGTGTCGCGTGATCAGCGGAAGTATGGCAACATTGCCACAGCATCCGAGAGCTTGGATCAAGTCCTAGTAAAACGTGTCAGTCGACTAGAAAGAGAGAAGATGGAATTTGAGAAGAGGAATGCAATGGGAGGAGCAAGGACTGGTGTGCAGACTGATGAGGAAAAGCATGGTAACAACAATGACAAAGCATCTGATAGTTTAGATCAGATCTTGGTGAAACATGTCTCCAGGCCTGAAAAGGAGAAGatggagcaagaaaagaagggtgATAGTGACACACTATTGCTAGAGAAGAGTGATACACAATGTGCAGATGGAGCAGCCGGAGGCCTCGCCGACATCTTTGTCAAGCGTCCAACGAAGCTTGAGCAAGCCAAGCAGGCTGCTGCTGCATCTGCTGAAGGAAATTCGACAAGAGTCTTGAACCCTGCCGAAGCGCGCAGGAGAGCAAGAGAGAAAGAGCTTCTGGATGCATggggaggagaggggcttgggagCTCGGTGAAGCCCCATCTGTCCAAGATTGGGAGTGACAAG GCTGCGTGTAGGAAATCAGAGGGAGAACTGAAGCAGGAGCGCAGAAGAGCGAGGGAGAAGGAGCTTCTGGATGCATGGGGAGGAGTGGGGCTCGGCAACTCGATGAAGCCACATCTCTCCAAGATCGAGAAAGACAAG GCTGCATGGAGAAAACTAGAGGAACAGAATCAGACATGTGCTGGTACAACGGAGCTGTGA
- the LOC123091120 gene encoding uncharacterized protein, whose amino-acid sequence MTQMEELVQECDMEVMKMAMLKHEQTFRQQVHDLHRLYRVQKQLMGDQSGRLSVPPCRQAQRRRQHPRRPELSLQLPVDDDVYTVFSAGTGRLTTPPSRESEDGLELTLAVGGGGGNGGSSRSQRRRRESATDCSGRSPQTPSSSTDSDEALRPVLDHHRRATACDLRGGVMVSKQPQWLVRCLSLRMA is encoded by the exons ATGACGCAGATGGAGGAGCTCGTGCAGGAGTGCGACATggaggtgatgaagatggccatgctCAAGCACGAGCAGACCTTCAGGCAGCAG GTGCATGATCTGCACCGGCTGTACCGAGTCCAGAAGCAGCTCATGGGCGACCAGAGCGGGCGCCTGTCGGTGCCACCCTGCCGTCAGGCGCAGCGGCGCAGGCAGCACCCCCGTCGGCCGGAGCTGAGCCTGCAGCTTCCTGTCGACGACGATGTGTACACCGTATTCAGCGCCGGCACAGGCCGCCTAACGACGCCACCGTCCAGGGAAAGCGAGGACGGGCTAGAGCTGACGCtggccgtcggcggcggcggcgggaacgGCGGCAGCAgccggagccagaggaggaggcgggagaGCGCGACGGACTGCTCCGGCAGAAGCCCACAGACGCCGTCTTCGTCGACGGACTCCGACGAGGCGCTCCGCCCGGTGCTGGACCACCACCGGAGGGCGACGGCGTGTGATCTCCGGGGAGGGGTGATGGTGTCGAAGCAGCCGCAATGGCTGGTGCGCTGTCTCAGCCTTAGGATGGCTTGA